Genomic DNA from Hordeum vulgare subsp. vulgare chromosome 2H, MorexV3_pseudomolecules_assembly, whole genome shotgun sequence:
CCTCCGTCCGCCGCTGCCGGAGGCGTTGGTGTTGGCCTTGTTGACGAGCGCCGCGGACGCCCTGACGGCGAGAGCGGCCACGTCCTCGCGCCGGAGGCCGTTCCTCTTGACCTCGGCGGGGAGCACGAAGTAGATCTGGCCCGGGCGGAGTTCCTCGCCCCCGGGCACGGCGGCCACTGGGCCCTCGAACCCCATCGCGTCGGCGTCGCACAGGAACCACCCGGCGGAGCCGTCTCCTGCCTCCACGGAGTCCTCGAGGGCGCGCGCCGCCGTCGCCGGGCGCGGGTACTCGCGCAGCTCCCCCGTTGGCAGCAGCACCATCGCCGTCGAGGCGGCCAGCCCCTCGGAGCGTACcgcggccgccgccccgccgctagACATGCAGAGCCCCATTTTCGCCACGTGTTGGTGTAGGTTTGAGGGTCGAGCTGGTGTTGTTGTGAACT
This window encodes:
- the LOC123430097 gene encoding uncharacterized protein LOC123430097, which codes for MLLLPQAAEPLLPPPRLSLPYIKSGLPLLQLHHNLSPRLSIPPLTYSCSNDNNIIVSYYIQFTTTPARPSNLHQHVAKMGLCMSSGGAAAAVRSEGLAASTAMVLLPTGELREYPRPATAARALEDSVEAGDGSAGWFLCDADAMGFEGPVAAVPGGEELRPGQIYFVLPAEVKRNGLRREDVAALAVRASAALVNKANTNASGSGGRRKRAGSVSPLVFAPPPEVDETLAHNYKTVPALIAKRRPVARVKSAGRMQPRFAPDLTAIPECEMNE